The nucleotide sequence CATCCCTTTGATAACCTCATAGCATCTGTCCCTTTGGCTAAAATCCTGGAGGCCTGGGTAGCGTCAATATGGCAGGGACCTGCCAAGGATGTTTACCCTTCATTTCCTCCTATCAATCTTCTGTcctttcttctacctgatctttGGAATGCTAATAGACCTGTAGCTAGGGAAGTTACAGTagttcctggggtgggggggtggggaaacagttCTGCAAGGTTCAAAAAGTCTTTGTTCTCATCCTACCCtcgtgggttttggggggggttgcactGGACGATTGTCATTGGCTCGTTTGAATTCTGTAAGGTGGGTTTATGTGTGAATAAAAGTGcctgggtgagagagagagaaaagcttttgctcctctctctctctctttttatttatttaaacttttgCTCCTCTCTTgtcagcctgagtgctcactagaatcagccctgagtgctcactagaaggacagaccctgaagttgaggctccagtactttggccacctcatgagaagagaagactccctagaaaagaccctgatgttgggaaagatggagggcacaaggagaaggggacgacagaggatgagatggttggacagtgttctcgaagctactaacatgagtttggccaaactgcgagaggcagtgaaggataggcgtgcctggcgtgctctggtccatggggtcacgaagagtcagacacgactgaacgactgaacaacaacaacaacaacctctcttGTCTCCCAGTCAGGCTTGCTGGTCAAGACCTTGTCTTGTCTTTCACTGAACTCACGCAAAGTGGCTTAAGCGGAACGCCacaatgtacatttccaaaatgtacaaaggacagctggacatataaagggccccattaccttcagtagcttagggcctcatcaaacctaaatccagccctgctcagGGCAGTTTTGAAATTAAAAGAATGGGACATCTTCCGCATAGTTGGCCTGCGGAACTTATTGCCACAGAACAATTTTGAAGTCAGCAGTTCAAATGTGCTCTGAAAAGAATTAGAAGCAGAGTACAAGACTGTGCATTGCGTGCCCAAACAGCAGATCACATTCGTCTGTATCTGATGATGCCTTTGTCATGATATTGTAGTCTAGACTTAGTTCCAAAAGATCTTGGGGGTTTTATTTGCTGGGTGGCAGGCGCCGTGATCTTATTCTGGGGCGAAATACCAATCCTACCTGCAGAGTTAGCTCCACCATTATTAGACACACAGGAAGCTGTattatatactgagtcagaccactgggtccatctagctcaatacatTCTGCACGGACTAGCAgcggctcttcagggtttcagacaaggggcaTTTTCAGTCCTACCAGGAGAGGCTAGAGATAGAATTGGGGCTGTTCTGCACATAAAACAGATCCCCTACCAATGATTCACCTAAACATTCCCTCTTATTCCAGCTTCCTGGTCTCATCAACTTTTTGACCATCATTACACAAAGAGGCACCAGGATCTGGTTTTATTTTCACACCAAGATCAGGGGTGGGAAGCCCTGCACCATCAGAGTATAATGAACCCATGTGGCAggaatgaggggagagagatcgcAGTGGCATCCTCCATGTCTTATGAGCATTGGGTTGGTCACACAAACAGGCCAAAATATACATAGACTTTCCAGGACCGGGGaagcctggttgttgttgttgtttgcaggtcCCGGAACCACACATCAGGGGTTGctcacaaaagaagaagaacattctcctttcccttcctcccccacaacaaacactctgtgaggtgagtggggctgagagacttcagagaagtgtgactggcccaaggtcacccagcagctgcatgtggaggagcggagacgcgaacctggttcaccagattacgagtctaccactcttaaccactacaccacactggctcttgccaGTTGAACATGTGGAGGTCAGGGATGAGGCCTACCAAAACCTATTCCTGTTCACTGTATCCTGACTAATGAGCCAGAACTTCCAGATAACAGGAAGGAAGAGCATAATATAGCTGCCACTTTGGGATTTTCAAATACACTTGAACTGAAAGccccatttcccagaatgcaGCAGGAAACACTTTACCTGGATGCACGGCACCCAAGAGCTCTTTCCAGGCGTAGAACTGCAGAGGGCCCTTGAACTCGCCCAGATTCAAGTCCACAGGAACCACTCCATCTTCATCGTCTTCCTCTGCGGCCATCTCTCGCACTcgatcttcttcttcctcctcttcctcctcctcctcttcttcctcctcctcctcttcctcctcctcctcctcttcctcatctgCATCCCCCTCATCTCTCGCCAGCCCTTCATCAGTCTCATTCTCACACTCGTCTGTGTCTTCACTGCTGGCTCCCAAaacgtcttccactgcctcagcTTCGATTTCCTCTTCCTCGTCAACCTGGGCTCCTTGCTCTGTGCGGACCCTGTgggagataacaacaacaacaacaacaacaacaacaacaacaacaacaacttttggaAGGCCCCCAGTTCTCCAGCCTTAATCTCTACGCTGGCAGAAGCTTTGTGTGATTTCTGCAGAGGGAGTTGTTGTTTAAAGAAGGTACAAGAGCAACCCAGGCTGCTTCTTTTGTGGTCGcttatctaccgtatttttcgctccataggacgctccggaccatagggcgcacctcatttttagaggaggaaacaagaaaaaaaaatatttttctggttttcctcctctaaaagccctgttttgttttggttttgttttgtttttgaggatcagctaaaagttttgcagcttttttgcaaagggaaaagccctggggtttgggggggggtttgggaggatcagctaaaggttttgctgctgtttttgcaaaggcaaaaggccttttttgagaatcagctaaaagttttgcagctttttttgcaaagggaaaagccctggggtttgggggggggggttggaggatcagctaaaggttttgctgctgcttttgcaaaggcaaaaggccttttttgaggatcagctaaaggttttgcagctttttttgcaaagggggaaaagcaaagctccttttgcaaagggggaaaagcaaagaggaaaagccccatttttatggggtttaactcacatttctgaaaaatcttgaggaaagggagccatttctactgtttccagacagataatctaatcagccagtcacatgtcctggggaaacaaacaacctccctctgcagcacattcaacaaaggagggcggggctgaaagggagccaggactcttatctctctcaggatctcttgctgatcagctgctgagcgggtcctttcaacactcccttttctctttgtaaaataaaaagcacaatctgcttttggcccctgggcaattcagctccagggaccaccattcgccccataagacgcacaggtatttccccttactttttaggaggaaaaaagtgcgtcttatggagcaagaAATACGGTATAAAtcatgagggatgcgggtggcgctgtgggttaaaccacagagcctagggcttaccaatcagaatgtcggcagtttgaatccctgcaacggggtgagctcccgttgctcggtccctgctcctgccaacctagcagttcgaaagcacgtcaaagtgcaagtagataaataggtaccgctctggcggaaaggtaaacggcgtttccatgcgctgctccggttcaccagaagcagcttagtcatgctggtcacatgacccggaagttgtacgccggttccctcggccagtaaagcgagatgagcaccgcaaccccagagtcgtccacaactggacctaatcgtcaggggtccctttacctttatctataaaTCAGCACATGCACATTTATGGAGATTTATGTCTGCGGACCCATGCCCCATATCTTTTAAGTCCCTAGTAataccccccacccctgcaattgCTTATTATAAATGAGAAAGGGCACGGCATGACTTACCTCTCCAGCAACTCTTTTGCCTCCTAAGTGTGGGGAAAAATTAGAAAGGAGTGAGGTGAAAGAAACATCTGAAAAGGGCTCTTTCCTAAGGTGGTCCCTTTTTTTACTGGCAGGGGCCCCTGTGATTTTAAtaatatataaatttttatttataccccaccctccctggccagggccgggctcagggcggctaacaccaaatataaattgcaataaaacgtaataggaaaaaaacaaaaacagttaattaaaatacagcttaaaatacagtttaaaatgcagcctcattttagtagtagcccataaatcaagaccataaaaggaggaaacatcagatcttcacccgagccagctatccatgctggtcctacatgggccagcaaaaaagccaaggggaaATTTATatgccaaatcccatataaggggtcagagtgagtctaagccgaagaccaggtggaacagctccatcttgcaggccctgaggaaagatgtcaaatcctgcagggccctggtctcttgtgacacagtgttccaccaagttggggccagtgctgaaaagaccctgaccctagttgagaccaatctaacctcaAGGCTcgggacttccaaagtgttgttatttatggaccttaaggtcctccgtggggcataccaggagaggcggtcccataggtatgagggtcctaggccgcatagggctttaaaggtcaaaaccagcaccttgaacctgaccctgtactccaccgggagccagtgcagctggtaaaacactggatgaatgtgatcctgcggcaaggaccccgtaaggagccttGGCGTGGCATTCTGCACACggtggagtttctgggtcagatTCAAGGGCAGCCCAGCGTaaagcgagttacaataatcaagcccgGAGGTGACCTTCGCATGGAtcccagatcagggcgagaaaggtaagggaccaactacTTAATACGAGCTGCTTAAGGGCTATATCAACTATGTTTTTTAATAGAAAACCACAGTACACACAccctgtgggataaccagcctcatataaccaacatgcttacatctaattaatgcatgaaggggttaagatcatagagtaagctgtcctgctaggCTTAGTTTACTCTCACCTTGAGGAAACTGATTTGGTCCTTGCATTCCAGTCCTGCCCGCACCCGGCAGAGGGTCTCCGACCAAGAGGCCACCTTCCAGTTCAGTTCCTTCAGCTTGGTTTCCATCTGAGCCAAGTTCTTCTCTCGCTGATTTTCCAGGGCCTCCTTTAAACCCAGCTCTCTGTCGCTCAGCAGCTGGTGCATCTTCACGAATTCCCCAGAGACGTGGTCAGACAAGGACTCGGAGCAGGTCTGGAAGGGGAGAGGTGTATCACTCGCACCCGAAGGCTTCTGCTCTGCTCCAATGGGAATGGTGAACGGGACTCTGTTCTCTCCCAATAACATAACCTACCAATCCTCTAGAACAACAGGGGTGAAGAACTTCCTCCTCTacccaaaggccacattcccttctgggaaactTCCATAATATAGTAGGATATTTTCTTCACATAGATCCCTCTTTATCCTCCAGCCAGGTGAAGTAAGAAGCAGGAGGAGAGCTCAAgagcatattccagccaggcaaaaaacacccATGGAGCAAAGAAGGGCTAGTGCAGGGTGTGTTGCCTGGGGAAGAGTCCTGGGGGTGAGAGGGAGGTCACATATggccccccaggcctgaggttccccatagCCCTGCTCTAGAATCCACTTCTCCCTTAGACCCTCTACCTATTAATCGGATCTATGCACCCCTCTGTGATAAATCATTCATCCAGGCAATTGATTGTTAGCCTCATAAATCCATAATAATGGTCCTGCCAGGTCCATCCTAACTTCCAAGACTGGCCCGTTTTCCCAAAAAGGACATACATGAAAATAAGCAGCCTTTTTTCCTGCTGCTAGgataaccaataataataataataatttataataattgttattatttataccccgcccatctggctgggcttccccatccactctgggctgctcccagaataataataataataataataataataataataataataataatgtgacaaaacatcaaacattaaaaactttcctaaacaggtctgccttcaaatgtcttctaaaagtcagatacttgtttatttccttgacatcggatgggagggcgttccacagggcgggtgccactactgtgaaggccctctgcctggttccctgtagctttgcttctcgcagggagggaactgccagaaggccctcggagctggacctcagtgcagaacaatggggggtggagatgctccttcaggtatactggcccaaggccgtttagggctttaaaggtcagcaccaacactttaaactgtgctcagaaacgtactgggagccaatgtagttctttcagggcctgtgttatatggtctcagcggccgttcccagtcaccagcctagctgccacattctggattagttgtagtttccgagtcaccttcaaaggtagtttATTGATGGTCAGGGCTGAAGGCCATGATGGAGTTCAATGAACATGGATTCCCATTGGACATGTAATGCATAGAACCACTTAGGATGTGGTGGTTGGTCATCATAATGTGAGCGATCCACAACCCTTGCTCCACATTCCTGTGAGCTGCAGGATGGGTGGCGCCCCAGAACACCAAAGTGTTTCCAAGCATTGCAGGCCAAGCTGAGATCACCCTCACTTGTGCATATTATAACCTATAAAGAGAGAAGCAAAGAGTCTTCATTTAGCTGAATAGACTCAGCTGGCTCTCCTGTGTTGTGTTTCACAAAGAACACGTGACCAGACAGTTATCTTCTTCAGAGCAGACTTATTATTCTCTGAGTGTGGAGGCTTCAGTAGTCTGAAGGTCATTGATCAAAGACTAAATGTTTAAATATCAGGTGTCGATTAAGAGACGGTCATCACTTGTAACTACAAAAGCAGACCAGAAGATGACCAGGAAACGGATAGGTTCAGTTTGGCATTCTGTAACCTGGaaatttttgaattatggtgctggaggagactcttgagagtcccatggactgcaagaagatcaaacctgtccattctaaaggaaatcagccctgagtgctcactggaaggatatatcctgaagttgaggctccaatactttggccacctcatgagaagagaagactccctggaaaagaccctgatgttgggaaagatggagggcacaaggagaaggggacgacagaggatgagatggttggacagtgttctcaaagctaccaacattagtctgaccaaaccgcgggaggcagtggaagacaggagtgcttggcgtgctctggtccatggggtcacgaagagttagacacgactaaacaacaacaacaacaacaacaagcctggaAAGTTCAGCGGCCCCATCATAAAACCCAACAATTCTGCCTGCACCTTCAATTCTATAATGTTCTCCTGCTGGCGACACTGGCTCATCTTCAACCGCCTGAGACCTTCCTCCAGAGGCTCTAGAGATGCCTTCAGCTGGTCCTGGAGCAAAAGAGAAAACTCCCGATGCAATTTAAGCTAGCATAGCATTcttttaaaaggggaaagggcTGAGTGGAGGAAATGCCATACAGAAACATCACCCCTCTGAAGGTCTCCCCATATGAagataatatataaatattatctgattgtatctgaagaagtgtgcatgcacacgaaagctcataccaagaacaaacttagttggtctctaaggtgctactggaaggaatttttttatttttttattttgttttgactatggcagaccaacacggctacctacctgtaactgaacatATGAAGATGGTTTGTGTTGAAGTAGGAAAAGAATGCTTAGGCTTAGAGATGGACTAAAGAAGTGGACCCCTTATGCATATTCACATATTTGGGAGCACCACATTTAGCAGCCATGATTTTCCTAAAAGTGAACTTCAAAAAATACCTACCATTtagaaataaatatgcaaaacGTTTCACTATGTGCAATAGCATTAGGAAAAGCATGCTGGGAAGGCAGCTCAGGAAGGCTGGACAACCCTAAGTCCATTTCTCTAGGACCTCTTTTACATTTCTAAAATGACAGGAGCATCGTGATAGATGGGTACAATTATTCTGTCCAAGTTGTTTCTTATAAAGCACTTCAGGACTGTTGCTATCTTGGGTTTGGATTTAATCAGATACCAGCAAATTAAGTTTGCACAATTATAGTACCCTGGAaggtcttgcacaacaagcccacctccccACAAAATTGGACTTCTTGCGTTAAGGAAAGTGacggggaaatgcactggaaagtgtttgATGACACGTGCTGTGAAGCAACATCGTCTCAGGGGAGAGGGGACATTCAGCTACTTTGGTTCAAGGGTGACTAATAATATGtcatcttccagatgttgctggaactcctactcccatcatcccttagaATTTGCCAGGCTGcctgggggtgatgggaactcgagtccagcaatatctggaggacttgCTATAGAAGAAGGCTCCACAGAGTGACTGaatgcaggggcagaggaagggggtgcggtgggggctggccaccccgggtgtcactactgggggggggggggtgacaaaatgctgggtggcactcactgcaggTCCCGCAGCGCTCCTAAGCCATCCGTCTCTCCtggctccgtgctgccccaaacagtctgcccgctgcctccccctagctgtagggcagctgagtgggaggagacaggcagacttctcagaggccccacagagcgtcctgccctgggtcaccccaccccatgggtggctggccctgcccctggccGCAGAGCACATACGCCGCCTcaggcacccaatcggcttgctccaccgctgacTGAATGTCCACcctaaatgaaaattaaattattaaaatgGCACCTCCGGGAAAAGTCCTCTCGTTGAAAGCCCTCTGACTTATAAGCTCTGGAAACAGATTCCTAATACGTGTAtggaggctgttgttgttgttacttagcCTCCGGCCCATTGCTGAATAACAAGCCGCCTCTCTCACCTGATAGGCCTGAACCGCGTTTTTGATGGGCAGGAAGTCGTGCCCACGATGCTGAGGCAAGTCGCGGCAGATCACGCAGACGGGCCCCTCGTCCTGGCTGCAGAAGAGCTTGAGCGGCTCCTCGTGCTCCTCGCAGAAGTACCAGCCTCCGGTCCCGCCGACCTGGGGACCTTCGTCCAGCTTGAGAAGGCGGGCCTTCTCGGCCAGGCTGCAGAGGGCTCGGTTGATGGCCATGCGGCGCAAAGCAAATGGCCGCCGGCACTCGGGGCACAGCCCGCGCCTCTGGCCCTTGGGGATGCAGGGCTCCAAGCACGGGGCGCAGAAGCTGTGGCCGCACTCCAGCATGTGCGGGTCTCGGAAGATGGAGAGGCAGATGGGGCACAGCAGGTCCTCAGTGAAGCTGGATACCTCTTTCACGGACGCCATGTTGAAAAGAGAGAGGCCGGCACAGCTACCAACTTCTCCTTGGTATGGCCTGGCCTGTACCTATTGGCTTGGTGGACTTTGGTGGACTTTTCTCTCTGCTGAGccaaaatgtattatttttcCCACACAAGGTGATCGCAAAGCTTCTTTTACTTTCAGGCTTTCAGTCAAGCTTTTTTCTTTGCGATGTTTCTTTCAACAGAACCATCAACGACCTTTTCCTATGCCAAAGGGTAAATGGATATAAATCTggcatcaggaatcacaagacagagaaaccagcaggagaacacttcaatctcgcaggacattctatacaagatctcaaagtaccggtacctgtcttattacaaaggaatttcagaaatagactggaaagagaagctgctgaattgcaacttattaccaaacttaaaaccatggagagacctggtctgaatagagacattggacaTAGATTGGAATAGAGACatttctcattatacatgacaaagctatctttagccatctcaccccttgctttttcctgtaagaccaattgcagtcgttaacagtcgtcaacaggttttccacacctatcagccaatcgcccattcccaccacccttctgagtaatacccctccccaccctctcactatatataagggtctggtgagttctgtttcagtgtatctgaagaagtgtacatgcacacgaaagctcataccaagaacaaacttagttggtctctaaggtgctactggaaggaatttttaaattttttaattttgtttcaactacggcagaccaacactgctacctacctgtaacttttcctGTTtattaatgatggtgatgatgatgatttaaaataaaagatgATGTAGAAAACTGGGTTACAATGTGTAGTTTCCCTGTATATACCCAGATATCCCCGTCTGTTCAGCTGACCTTTATTTGGAGGGGAATTTTGCCTTAAAGCTATTCAGGACTGTTGCTATCTAGGGGTTGGATTTAATCACATACCGGCAAATTCAGTTTGCGCAATTATAGCACATTAGAAGATCTTGCACAACAAGTCCACCTCCCCACAAAattggactttttgcagtaaggaaagtgacagggaaatgcactggaaagtgtggaatagcACATGCTGTGAAGCAACATCGTCTAATCTCCCTACAAACCAACTGTATGAATGCCtattaaatagccaacatcatctaacctccctgcaaacaaacccaggacaaatgctgaataaacagattGTCTGGAAATGTTTATAGTGAGCTAGAAACTTACACAAGATTTGACCTACATACAGTATTGCTCTTCTACAATACCCCAGACCATAATAATCTCACAAGACCTAAAAGTCACACAGCTGCAAACAATCCTGTTTGACCCCCGTTCTTTAGTTCACCTGCTAGTAAGGGTTTTAAAACCCTTTTGTTATTTTAGTAGCGTATATTAGAACAAACAGCCAATGATTAACAAATCATAACGCACTCTATGCTGATTCAAGGAACACACTTTTCTTCAGAGCTTACTATAAATATATGAAGTTTTATGTTTCAAAATTCAAGAGCTCTTCCATCCCAAAACGTCATACCTGGCCAGCGGTTTTCCTCTGCGAGTGTCACCATTCACACTGGGTTCAAGTTTATTTTCGAAGCTTATCCTGAAACATTCCTAAGCAAGTTTAGTCAGAGAAGCCCCACAGACTTGCTTCCCAATGTCTTCAGGGCTGCATAAAcaccatactttttttttaaaagcacaccccaaaaatcctgggaactgtggtttaacacataccctgagctacaattcccagcaccctcaaaaaCTATCGTTCCCAGGATCTTGGAGTGTGTGTCTGCCTTAAATGAATTATGTGTATGCAGCCTAGGACTACATCAAAGTCTTCTCAGGAGCTTTCAGACTCCCCTTCTCCCCTACAAAGCAGACTGCCTAGTTGCAAAGAGCATAAAACTCTATCTTACCCTTTTAGCTGAAATGtccttccctgctgtttcccagtcttctcccggGGCTATTTGCTGCTGGATTAGGATCAGGTTAGGACCTCTCCTCCTGAATTAGCCTAGGTTTCCCCTTATCCTCTGCATGGGCTTGCCTTTGTCCTCCTtaacccctttccccctccccagcctgccTTCCCCTTTGCATCCaagtgcagggatggggaggggagacttCAGGTCCTGCATATTATTGCAGCAGGGCTCACTTCTACAGGCTGCGATGCTGATGATGCAAGAATTCTGGCCTCTGCAAAACTGCCAGCGCTCCAGCAAAACTGAGTCAGCACTTTCCccttccaggttggaggaggaggaggagaaaccatACTGCACCAGTGCCCTTTACACAGCGCACagagaattggggggtgggggatcttGGGAGATGTCCCAAGCATATGAAGATGGGTTGGGATGCGGGAATTGGCAAGCCGCCTCAGCAGCAGGGAGAGGGTCCTTTTAAATGACAAGTGACACAGGAACGGGAGCAGGATAGTTTGAGGGTTTGGCAGCAGCAGTGTGCGGAGGTAACAGAGTGAATCCTCAGTCGGAGATTTGGCTGGTGCCTTTGGGGAGAGCtgcagaccatctgctttgcagacTCGTTGTCCAGCAtttctgggtagggctgggagagcacCTGGTCTGAAAATCCTGGACAGTCAGTGTGTAGATAATGCTgaatgagatggaccaatggggtCTGGCTCTTTGATCCACTGTGAACCTTCAGTTCACTAAAATACGGTATCTTTGCCAACGTTCTTCCTGTCAATAGTCCCTTTCTGTCTCCAGTGTGCACACTGGCCTTTTGcagaagaagcggggggggggggggtctctcagTGTTTATTGTGCttaaaatgcaaacaacaacaacaacaacccagagatCCTCCAAATTGTAccgcaaaacaaaacagaatgtgTCTCGAGATTCTGAAAAGCATTCTTTTGCCGACAGCGTTGCTCTACATTGCAGCAATTATAACAGGCAGCAACATTCCGTGACATCAGAGCTACTCGCCCAATCTCAGGGAGCGGGGTGTGTAGTCTTCCATGTCCATAGCAGGTAACCCACAGCTGTCACTTACGATGTAATAAAGTGGGGGCATCATATAGGTCAGAAGAAGTGCCGAGACCCTGGAAGGTGGAGAAGACCACACAATATGAAAACGGGACTAAATTAAAATTGGCAGTAGGGCAGTAACATGAAGGAGGGGAATTCGTGAGAATAATTTCTTCTTCATCCTGTGCATCAGCCAGTAAGTCTCTTCAAGAGATTTTCAGAACGTCCTCCTTACAGCTATCTGACCTCAACGATATTCTTGGGAGGGTAGTCTAGTTGTTCCATCTaggagatttctctctctttctgcatagTATTCCACAAAACTCCACAAAGCTCTCATACATAGATTTATTGAAGATAATCATGGCACATGTAGAAATATTGCCCACATTCCAATAGGTTGTTCTATGGCTCTGAATCTAGATGGTGTAGTGTAGTATATCCTAAAATTCTTGGTTCTGTTGGGAGGTGGGCTAAGTGGTCAGTATACTGGAATGTGCTGGGCCTCTTAGGAATGTTATTTCTGCCAAGCGGTGTGGGAAGTAGTCTGTGTGATTTACAGGCTGAATGGGGCCATGATCTCAGCTGTGTCAAGAGTTATCTGTTTTTGCCCACTGATAAACTCCCGCCAGcttgggaagaaaagggaggaaCTTCTTTGGTCATCCACTTTGGCTGTAAACCATCTGCAGCTGTCTGATTCTTTGACACCTGAAAGAGGAATGACTTCTGTTCTTTGATTGGTTTAGCCCCCAATTAGCCATTTACGTGGATTGGTCTATTCAAGACACTCCGCGTGGGGGTATGTGCTATAAACGTGTAACGTTTTGTAATCCAAATTGCTATTGGCCATTGCTGCTAGCCTGAGGGCTGTCAGTCATCTCTTTGAACTCCGGGATTCTTCGCCATGTGCCCTTGCCTACGGGAGACGGGCTCTTTTCTCTTAAGTTCTGGTTTG is from Lacerta agilis isolate rLacAgi1 chromosome 2, rLacAgi1.pri, whole genome shotgun sequence and encodes:
- the LOC117042108 gene encoding nuclear factor 7, brain-like, producing MASVKEVSSFTEDLLCPICLSIFRDPHMLECGHSFCAPCLEPCIPKGQRRGLCPECRRPFALRRMAINRALCSLAEKARLLKLDEGPQVGGTGGWYFCEEHEEPLKLFCSQDEGPVCVICRDLPQHRGHDFLPIKNAVQAYQDQLKASLEPLEEGLRRLKMSQCRQQENIIELKTCSESLSDHVSGEFVKMHQLLSDRELGLKEALENQREKNLAQMETKLKELNWKVASWSETLCRVRAGLECKDQISFLKEAKELLERVRTEQGAQVDEEEEIEAEAVEDVLGASSEDTDECENETDEGLARDEGDADEEEEEEEEEEEEEEEEEEEEEEEEDRVREMAAEEDDEDGVVPVDLNLGEFKGPLQFYAWKELLGAVHPVPACITLDCNSAHPSLVLVEEATGVKFSPGRRFWRRKPERFTSSPCVVGRKGFTTGRYYWEVRVGDSAGWVIGAAKKSVKRKKRLNFQPKEGVWAIELRAGEYRALSEPRTLLSVCGRMDKVGVYLDFEGGQLSFYNSSSMNHLYTFQVSFHEELLPFLSTQGSHPLSVWDLEL